The Archocentrus centrarchus isolate MPI-CPG fArcCen1 chromosome 12, fArcCen1, whole genome shotgun sequence genome includes a window with the following:
- the nefma gene encoding neurofilament, medium polypeptide a isoform X1, which produces MSYPVDTIGSPFRRVMDSRTTGYGYSRSSGTPSSGFRSQSWSRASPGSTVTTSYKKSVNMPVTRAYSSAVLSSADSVDYSQTSILNGDYKRSNEKEQLQGLNDRFAVYIDKVHYLEQQNKQIETEIQALRQKQVSRSQMDDLYDQELRELRSLLEQIHHDKAQIQLDTDHIDEDIQRVRDRFEEEARIREETEAIIRVLKKDTSDSELVKSELEKKVQSLQDEIAFIRNNHEEEVSDLIAQIQASQVTMERKDLQKADITEALREIRSELEGHSNQNLQQVENWFMCRYVKLTEAAEQNKDAIKSARDEIADYRRQLQSKTVELESVRGTRDSLERQLNDIEDRHNSDLASLQETIHQLDNELKSTKWEMARHLREYQDLLNVKMALDIEIAAYRKLLEGEETHFSTFPYRQTVTTTKISKPKSEPTKLKVQHKFVEEIIEETRVEDEKADMDEALAEIAQELSATQEGEEGEEEEGEEKAEGEEAEGEGEEGEGEEGGEEEEVVAATEAKVSSSAPSKEEEEDEKGGEEGEEGEGEGGEEGEKEEEGEGGGEGEDEGEKGDEAEGGDEEGEEGGEEEEVEETVLCAKAPESKASPDKEKAGDKEGSGEEEGAGAEEEGGDQDEDAGSDKASKSGDEKEEKEDAGTKEDDKKGKDEPEDKSEPAVTQTEAPKAEATKSEAKKEEAPKSEEAKPESPKKEEAPKTEGSKSDSPKSESPKPASPKSESPKPTSPKSESPKPASPKSESPKPASPKSESPKPESPKSESPKPASPKSESPKEGSPKEASPKSSSPKAESPKTETAKPVAPKATEDKSEKKSDSTEEKKVETKDVAMNGDIDKSSPGEKEKKDEGKEADVITNGVDESPVKEDGSQKVVITKTVETITTGEDGSKHVTKSVTVTETVKEMEESLPEKVVSTKKTEKHSIQSIKQVTEGD; this is translated from the exons ATGAGTTACCCGGTGGACACTATAGGGAGTCCCTTCAGGAGAGTCATGGACTCTAGAACGACCGGCTATGGCTACAGCCGCTCCAGCGGCACCCCCTCCAGCGGCTTTCGGTCCCAGTCCTGGTCCCGGGCCAGTCCCGGCTCCACCGTGACCACGTCTTACAAGAAGAGTGTGAATATGCCGGTAACCAGAGCATACAGCTCAGCGGTGCTGAGCTCCGCCGACAGCGTTGATTATAGTCAAACCTCTATCCTGAACGGAGACTACAAGCGTTCTAATGAGAAAGAGCAACTTCAAGGGCTCAATGACCGGTTTGCAGTTTACATTGACAAGGTGCACTACCTGGAGCAGCAGAACAAGCAGATCGAGACGGAGATCCAGGCACTGCGGCAGAAGCAGGTGTCGCGCTCCCAGATGGACGACCTCTATGACCAGGAGCTGCGGGAGCTGCGCTCGCTGCTGGAGCAAATCCACCATGACAAGGCACAAATTCAGCTCGACACCGACCACATCGATGAGGATATCCAGCGAGTCAGGGACCGCTTTGAAGAAGAAGCTCGCATACGAGAGGAGACGGAGGCCATAATTCGTGTCCTGAAGAAGGACACGAGCGACTCGGAGTTAGTGAAGTCTGAGTTGGAGAAGAAAGTTCAGTCGCTGCAGGATGAAATCGCCTTCATCCGCAACAATCACGAGGAAGAAGTCAGCGACCTCATCGCCCAGATTCAGGCGTCTCAGGTGACAATGGAGAGGAAAGACCTCCAGAAGGCTGACATCACCGAGGCTCTCCGGGAGATCCGAAGCGAGCTGGAGGGCCACTccaaccagaacctgcagcaggtggaaaacTGGTTCATGTGCCGCTACGTCAAGCTGACCGAGGCTGCAGAGCAAAACAAGGACGCCATAAAGTCTGCCCGTGATGAGATAGCCGACTATCGccgccagctgcagtccaagacgGTGGAGCTGGAGTCTGTCCGCGGTACAAGAGACTCGCTGGAGAGACAGCTGAATGATATCGAGGACCGCCACAACAGCGACCTGGCCAGCCTGCAG GAAACAATTCACCAGCTGGATAATGAGCTCAAGAGCACCAAATGGGAGATGGCTCGTCACCTCCGCGAGTACCAGGACCTACTCAATGTCAAGATGGCCTTAGACATTGAAATAGCTGCATACAG GAAACTCCTAGAGGGTGAGGAGACCCACTTCAGCACTTTCCCTTACCGCCAGACTGTCACCACTACTAAAATCTCTAAGCCAAAGTCGGAGCCCACAAAGCTTAAGGTGCAGCACAAGTTTGTGGAAGAGATCATTGAGGAGACAAGGGTAGAGGATGAGAAGGCTGATATGGATGAGGCCCTGGCAGAGATAGCACAAGAGCTGTCTGCCACACAGGAAGGAgaagagggtgaagaggaggagggggaggagaaggcagagggagaggaagcagagggtGAGGgagaagagggagaaggagaggagggaggagaagaagaagaagtcgTAGCTGCTACTGAAGCCAAAGTTAGCTCTAGTGCACCCAgtaaggaggaagaggaggatgaaaaaGGTGgtgaagaaggagaagagggTGAGGGAGAAGGGGGTGAAGAAGGTGAGAAGGAAGAAGAAGGCGAGGGGGGTGGAGAGGGAGAGGATGAGGGAGAAAAAGGGGATGAAGCAGAGGGAGGTGAtgaagaaggagaggaaggaggagaggaggaagaagttGAGGAGACAGTGTTGTGCGCCAAAGCTCCAGAGTCTAAAGCCTCTCCTGACAAAGAGAAAGCTGGAGATAAAGAGGGCAGTGGAGAAGAGGAGGGAGCAGGTGCtgaagaggagggtggagatCAGGATGAAGATGCAGGTAGTGACAAAGCATCCAAAAGTGGTgatgagaaagaggaaaaagaggatgCAGGCACAAAGGAAGATGATAAGAAGGGAAAAGATGAACCAGAAGACAAATCAGAACCAGCTGTAACCCAGACAGAGGCTCCAAAAGCAGAAGCTACGAAGTCTGAGgccaagaaagaagaggctcCCAAATCTGAGGAAGCAAAACCTGAATCtccaaagaaagaagaagctcCCAAAACAGagggatcaaaatctgactctCCCAAGTCTGAATCCCCAAAGCCTGCCTCTCCCAAGTCTGAGTCCCCTAAGCCTACCTCTCCCAAGTCTGAATCCCCTAAGCCTGCCTCTCCCAAGTCTGAATCTCCTAAGCCTGCCTCCCCCAAGTCTGAATCACCAAAACCAGAGTCTCCTAAATCTGAATCTCCCAAGCCTGCTTCTCCTAAATCAGAGTCTCCAAAAGAAGGCTCACCAAAAGAAGCATCCCCAAAATCTAGCTCCCCAAAAGCTGAATCCCCAAAGACCGAGACCGCAAAGCCTGTGGCTCCTAAGGCTACTGAAGACAAGTCTGAGAAAAAGAGCGACTCGACAGAAGAGAAGAAGGTAGAAACAAAAGATGTTGCCATGAACGGTGACATAGACAAGAGTAGCcctggagagaaagagaagaaggatGAAGGAAAAGAGGCTGATGTGATCACCAATGGTGTAGATGAGAGTCCTGTCAAGGAAGATGGCAGCCAGAAAGTTGTGATCACCAAGACTGTGGAGACAATCACCACCGGAGAGGATGGGTCAAAGCATGTCACCAAATCCGTCACTGtgacagaaacagtgaaggagatggaggagagTCTGCCAGAGAAGGTGGTCTCTACTAAGAAGACGGAGAAGCACTCCATTCAGTCAATCAAGCAGGTGACAGAGGGCGACTGA
- the nefma gene encoding neurofilament, medium polypeptide a isoform X4: MSYPVDTIGSPFRRVMDSRTTGYGYSRSSGTPSSGFRSQSWSRASPGSTVTTSYKKSVNMPVTRAYSSAVLSSADSVDYSQTSILNGDYKRSNEKEQLQGLNDRFAVYIDKVHYLEQQNKQIETEIQALRQKQVSRSQMDDLYDQELRELRSLLEQIHHDKAQIQLDTDHIDEDIQRVRDRFEEEARIREETEAIIRVLKKDTSDSELVKSELEKKVQSLQDEIAFIRNNHEEEVSDLIAQIQASQVTMERKDLQKADITEALREIRSELEGHSNQNLQQVENWFMCRYVKLTEAAEQNKDAIKSARDEIADYRRQLQSKTVELESVRGTRDSLERQLNDIEDRHNSDLASLQETIHQLDNELKSTKWEMARHLREYQDLLNVKMALDIEIAAYRKLLEGEETHFSTFPYRQTVTTTKISKPKSEPTKLKVQHKFVEEIIEETRVEDEKADMDEALAEIAQELSATQEGEEGGDQDEDAGSDKASKSGDEKEEKEDAGTKEDDKKGKDEPEDKSEPAVTQTEAPKAEATKSEAKKEEAPKSEEAKPESPKKEEAPKTEGSKSDSPKSESPKPASPKSESPKPTSPKSESPKPASPKSESPKPASPKSESPKPESPKSESPKPASPKSESPKEGSPKEASPKSSSPKAESPKTETAKPVAPKATEDKSEKKSDSTEEKKVETKDVAMNGDIDKSSPGEKEKKDEGKEADVITNGVDESPVKEDGSQKVVITKTVETITTGEDGSKHVTKSVTVTETVKEMEESLPEKVVSTKKTEKHSIQSIKQVTEGD; this comes from the exons ATGAGTTACCCGGTGGACACTATAGGGAGTCCCTTCAGGAGAGTCATGGACTCTAGAACGACCGGCTATGGCTACAGCCGCTCCAGCGGCACCCCCTCCAGCGGCTTTCGGTCCCAGTCCTGGTCCCGGGCCAGTCCCGGCTCCACCGTGACCACGTCTTACAAGAAGAGTGTGAATATGCCGGTAACCAGAGCATACAGCTCAGCGGTGCTGAGCTCCGCCGACAGCGTTGATTATAGTCAAACCTCTATCCTGAACGGAGACTACAAGCGTTCTAATGAGAAAGAGCAACTTCAAGGGCTCAATGACCGGTTTGCAGTTTACATTGACAAGGTGCACTACCTGGAGCAGCAGAACAAGCAGATCGAGACGGAGATCCAGGCACTGCGGCAGAAGCAGGTGTCGCGCTCCCAGATGGACGACCTCTATGACCAGGAGCTGCGGGAGCTGCGCTCGCTGCTGGAGCAAATCCACCATGACAAGGCACAAATTCAGCTCGACACCGACCACATCGATGAGGATATCCAGCGAGTCAGGGACCGCTTTGAAGAAGAAGCTCGCATACGAGAGGAGACGGAGGCCATAATTCGTGTCCTGAAGAAGGACACGAGCGACTCGGAGTTAGTGAAGTCTGAGTTGGAGAAGAAAGTTCAGTCGCTGCAGGATGAAATCGCCTTCATCCGCAACAATCACGAGGAAGAAGTCAGCGACCTCATCGCCCAGATTCAGGCGTCTCAGGTGACAATGGAGAGGAAAGACCTCCAGAAGGCTGACATCACCGAGGCTCTCCGGGAGATCCGAAGCGAGCTGGAGGGCCACTccaaccagaacctgcagcaggtggaaaacTGGTTCATGTGCCGCTACGTCAAGCTGACCGAGGCTGCAGAGCAAAACAAGGACGCCATAAAGTCTGCCCGTGATGAGATAGCCGACTATCGccgccagctgcagtccaagacgGTGGAGCTGGAGTCTGTCCGCGGTACAAGAGACTCGCTGGAGAGACAGCTGAATGATATCGAGGACCGCCACAACAGCGACCTGGCCAGCCTGCAG GAAACAATTCACCAGCTGGATAATGAGCTCAAGAGCACCAAATGGGAGATGGCTCGTCACCTCCGCGAGTACCAGGACCTACTCAATGTCAAGATGGCCTTAGACATTGAAATAGCTGCATACAG GAAACTCCTAGAGGGTGAGGAGACCCACTTCAGCACTTTCCCTTACCGCCAGACTGTCACCACTACTAAAATCTCTAAGCCAAAGTCGGAGCCCACAAAGCTTAAGGTGCAGCACAAGTTTGTGGAAGAGATCATTGAGGAGACAAGGGTAGAGGATGAGAAGGCTGATATGGATGAGGCCCTGGCAGAGATAGCACAAGAGCTGTCTGCCACACAGGAAGGAgaagagg gtggagatCAGGATGAAGATGCAGGTAGTGACAAAGCATCCAAAAGTGGTgatgagaaagaggaaaaagaggatgCAGGCACAAAGGAAGATGATAAGAAGGGAAAAGATGAACCAGAAGACAAATCAGAACCAGCTGTAACCCAGACAGAGGCTCCAAAAGCAGAAGCTACGAAGTCTGAGgccaagaaagaagaggctcCCAAATCTGAGGAAGCAAAACCTGAATCtccaaagaaagaagaagctcCCAAAACAGagggatcaaaatctgactctCCCAAGTCTGAATCCCCAAAGCCTGCCTCTCCCAAGTCTGAGTCCCCTAAGCCTACCTCTCCCAAGTCTGAATCCCCTAAGCCTGCCTCTCCCAAGTCTGAATCTCCTAAGCCTGCCTCCCCCAAGTCTGAATCACCAAAACCAGAGTCTCCTAAATCTGAATCTCCCAAGCCTGCTTCTCCTAAATCAGAGTCTCCAAAAGAAGGCTCACCAAAAGAAGCATCCCCAAAATCTAGCTCCCCAAAAGCTGAATCCCCAAAGACCGAGACCGCAAAGCCTGTGGCTCCTAAGGCTACTGAAGACAAGTCTGAGAAAAAGAGCGACTCGACAGAAGAGAAGAAGGTAGAAACAAAAGATGTTGCCATGAACGGTGACATAGACAAGAGTAGCcctggagagaaagagaagaaggatGAAGGAAAAGAGGCTGATGTGATCACCAATGGTGTAGATGAGAGTCCTGTCAAGGAAGATGGCAGCCAGAAAGTTGTGATCACCAAGACTGTGGAGACAATCACCACCGGAGAGGATGGGTCAAAGCATGTCACCAAATCCGTCACTGtgacagaaacagtgaaggagatggaggagagTCTGCCAGAGAAGGTGGTCTCTACTAAGAAGACGGAGAAGCACTCCATTCAGTCAATCAAGCAGGTGACAGAGGGCGACTGA
- the nefma gene encoding neurofilament, medium polypeptide a isoform X3 encodes MSYPVDTIGSPFRRVMDSRTTGYGYSRSSGTPSSGFRSQSWSRASPGSTVTTSYKKSVNMPVTRAYSSAVLSSADSVDYSQTSILNGDYKRSNEKEQLQGLNDRFAVYIDKVHYLEQQNKQIETEIQALRQKQVSRSQMDDLYDQELRELRSLLEQIHHDKAQIQLDTDHIDEDIQRVRDRFEEEARIREETEAIIRVLKKDTSDSELVKSELEKKVQSLQDEIAFIRNNHEEEVSDLIAQIQASQVTMERKDLQKADITEALREIRSELEGHSNQNLQQVENWFMCRYVKLTEAAEQNKDAIKSARDEIADYRRQLQSKTVELESVRGTRDSLERQLNDIEDRHNSDLASLQETIHQLDNELKSTKWEMARHLREYQDLLNVKMALDIEIAAYRKLLEGEETHFSTFPYRQTVTTTKISKPKSEPTKLKVQHKFVEEIIEETRVEDEKADMDEALAEIAQELSATQEGEEGEEEEGEEKAEGEEAEGEGEEGEGEEGGEEEEVVAATEAKVSSSAPSKEEEEDEKGGEEGEEGEGEGGEEGEKEEEGEGGGEGEDEGEKGDEAEGGDEEGEEGGEEEEVEETVLCAKAPESKASPDKEKAGDKEGSGEEEGAGAEEEGGDQDEDAGSDKASKSGDEKEEKEDAGTKEDDKKGKDEPEDKSEPAVTQTEAPKAEATKSEAKKEEAPKSEEAKPESPKKEEAPKTEGSKSDSPKSESPKPASPKSESPKPTSPKSESPKPASPKSESPKSESPKEGSPKEASPKSSSPKAESPKTETAKPVAPKATEDKSEKKSDSTEEKKVETKDVAMNGDIDKSSPGEKEKKDEGKEADVITNGVDESPVKEDGSQKVVITKTVETITTGEDGSKHVTKSVTVTETVKEMEESLPEKVVSTKKTEKHSIQSIKQVTEGD; translated from the exons ATGAGTTACCCGGTGGACACTATAGGGAGTCCCTTCAGGAGAGTCATGGACTCTAGAACGACCGGCTATGGCTACAGCCGCTCCAGCGGCACCCCCTCCAGCGGCTTTCGGTCCCAGTCCTGGTCCCGGGCCAGTCCCGGCTCCACCGTGACCACGTCTTACAAGAAGAGTGTGAATATGCCGGTAACCAGAGCATACAGCTCAGCGGTGCTGAGCTCCGCCGACAGCGTTGATTATAGTCAAACCTCTATCCTGAACGGAGACTACAAGCGTTCTAATGAGAAAGAGCAACTTCAAGGGCTCAATGACCGGTTTGCAGTTTACATTGACAAGGTGCACTACCTGGAGCAGCAGAACAAGCAGATCGAGACGGAGATCCAGGCACTGCGGCAGAAGCAGGTGTCGCGCTCCCAGATGGACGACCTCTATGACCAGGAGCTGCGGGAGCTGCGCTCGCTGCTGGAGCAAATCCACCATGACAAGGCACAAATTCAGCTCGACACCGACCACATCGATGAGGATATCCAGCGAGTCAGGGACCGCTTTGAAGAAGAAGCTCGCATACGAGAGGAGACGGAGGCCATAATTCGTGTCCTGAAGAAGGACACGAGCGACTCGGAGTTAGTGAAGTCTGAGTTGGAGAAGAAAGTTCAGTCGCTGCAGGATGAAATCGCCTTCATCCGCAACAATCACGAGGAAGAAGTCAGCGACCTCATCGCCCAGATTCAGGCGTCTCAGGTGACAATGGAGAGGAAAGACCTCCAGAAGGCTGACATCACCGAGGCTCTCCGGGAGATCCGAAGCGAGCTGGAGGGCCACTccaaccagaacctgcagcaggtggaaaacTGGTTCATGTGCCGCTACGTCAAGCTGACCGAGGCTGCAGAGCAAAACAAGGACGCCATAAAGTCTGCCCGTGATGAGATAGCCGACTATCGccgccagctgcagtccaagacgGTGGAGCTGGAGTCTGTCCGCGGTACAAGAGACTCGCTGGAGAGACAGCTGAATGATATCGAGGACCGCCACAACAGCGACCTGGCCAGCCTGCAG GAAACAATTCACCAGCTGGATAATGAGCTCAAGAGCACCAAATGGGAGATGGCTCGTCACCTCCGCGAGTACCAGGACCTACTCAATGTCAAGATGGCCTTAGACATTGAAATAGCTGCATACAG GAAACTCCTAGAGGGTGAGGAGACCCACTTCAGCACTTTCCCTTACCGCCAGACTGTCACCACTACTAAAATCTCTAAGCCAAAGTCGGAGCCCACAAAGCTTAAGGTGCAGCACAAGTTTGTGGAAGAGATCATTGAGGAGACAAGGGTAGAGGATGAGAAGGCTGATATGGATGAGGCCCTGGCAGAGATAGCACAAGAGCTGTCTGCCACACAGGAAGGAgaagagggtgaagaggaggagggggaggagaaggcagagggagaggaagcagagggtGAGGgagaagagggagaaggagaggagggaggagaagaagaagaagtcgTAGCTGCTACTGAAGCCAAAGTTAGCTCTAGTGCACCCAgtaaggaggaagaggaggatgaaaaaGGTGgtgaagaaggagaagagggTGAGGGAGAAGGGGGTGAAGAAGGTGAGAAGGAAGAAGAAGGCGAGGGGGGTGGAGAGGGAGAGGATGAGGGAGAAAAAGGGGATGAAGCAGAGGGAGGTGAtgaagaaggagaggaaggaggagaggaggaagaagttGAGGAGACAGTGTTGTGCGCCAAAGCTCCAGAGTCTAAAGCCTCTCCTGACAAAGAGAAAGCTGGAGATAAAGAGGGCAGTGGAGAAGAGGAGGGAGCAGGTGCtgaagaggagggtggagatCAGGATGAAGATGCAGGTAGTGACAAAGCATCCAAAAGTGGTgatgagaaagaggaaaaagaggatgCAGGCACAAAGGAAGATGATAAGAAGGGAAAAGATGAACCAGAAGACAAATCAGAACCAGCTGTAACCCAGACAGAGGCTCCAAAAGCAGAAGCTACGAAGTCTGAGgccaagaaagaagaggctcCCAAATCTGAGGAAGCAAAACCTGAATCtccaaagaaagaagaagctcCCAAAACAGagggatcaaaatctgactctCCCAAGTCTGAATCCCCAAAGCCTGCCTCTCCCAAGTCTGAGTCCCCTAAGCCTACCTCTCCCAAGTCTGAATCCCCTAAGCCTGCCTCTCCCAAGTCTGAA TCTCCTAAATCAGAGTCTCCAAAAGAAGGCTCACCAAAAGAAGCATCCCCAAAATCTAGCTCCCCAAAAGCTGAATCCCCAAAGACCGAGACCGCAAAGCCTGTGGCTCCTAAGGCTACTGAAGACAAGTCTGAGAAAAAGAGCGACTCGACAGAAGAGAAGAAGGTAGAAACAAAAGATGTTGCCATGAACGGTGACATAGACAAGAGTAGCcctggagagaaagagaagaaggatGAAGGAAAAGAGGCTGATGTGATCACCAATGGTGTAGATGAGAGTCCTGTCAAGGAAGATGGCAGCCAGAAAGTTGTGATCACCAAGACTGTGGAGACAATCACCACCGGAGAGGATGGGTCAAAGCATGTCACCAAATCCGTCACTGtgacagaaacagtgaaggagatggaggagagTCTGCCAGAGAAGGTGGTCTCTACTAAGAAGACGGAGAAGCACTCCATTCAGTCAATCAAGCAGGTGACAGAGGGCGACTGA
- the nefma gene encoding neurofilament, medium polypeptide a isoform X2 — protein MSYPVDTIGSPFRRVMDSRTTGYGYSRSSGTPSSGFRSQSWSRASPGSTVTTSYKKSVNMPVTRAYSSAVLSSADSVDYSQTSILNGDYKRSNEKEQLQGLNDRFAVYIDKVHYLEQQNKQIETEIQALRQKQVSRSQMDDLYDQELRELRSLLEQIHHDKAQIQLDTDHIDEDIQRVRDRFEEEARIREETEAIIRVLKKDTSDSELVKSELEKKVQSLQDEIAFIRNNHEEEVSDLIAQIQASQVTMERKDLQKADITEALREIRSELEGHSNQNLQQVENWFMCRYVKLTEAAEQNKDAIKSARDEIADYRRQLQSKTVELESVRGTRDSLERQLNDIEDRHNSDLASLQETIHQLDNELKSTKWEMARHLREYQDLLNVKMALDIEIAAYRKLLEGEETHFSTFPYRQTVTTTKISKPKSEPTKLKVQHKFVEEIIEETRVEDEKADMDEALAEIAQELSATQEGEEGEEEEGEEKAEGEEAEGEGEEGEGEEGGEEEEVVAATEAKVSSSAPSKEEEEDEKGGEEGEEGEGEGGEEGEKEEEGEGGGEGEDEGEKGDEAEGGDEEGEEGGEEEEVEETVLCAKAPESKASPDKEKAGDKEGSGEEEGAGAEEEGGDQDEDAGSDKASKSGDEKEEKEDAGTKEDDKKGKDEPEDKSEPAVTQTEAPKAEATKSEAKKEEAPKSEEAKPESPKKEEAPKTEGSKSDSPKSESPKPASPKSESPKPTSPKSESPKPASPKSESPKPASPKSESPKPESPKSESPKPASPKSESPKEGSPKEASPKSSSPKAESPKTETAKPVAPKATEDKSEKKSDSTEEKKVETKDVAMNGDIDKSSPGEKEKKDEGKEADVITNGVDESPVKEDGSQKVVITKTVETITTGEDGSKHVTKSVTVTETVKEMEESLPEKVVSAC, from the exons ATGAGTTACCCGGTGGACACTATAGGGAGTCCCTTCAGGAGAGTCATGGACTCTAGAACGACCGGCTATGGCTACAGCCGCTCCAGCGGCACCCCCTCCAGCGGCTTTCGGTCCCAGTCCTGGTCCCGGGCCAGTCCCGGCTCCACCGTGACCACGTCTTACAAGAAGAGTGTGAATATGCCGGTAACCAGAGCATACAGCTCAGCGGTGCTGAGCTCCGCCGACAGCGTTGATTATAGTCAAACCTCTATCCTGAACGGAGACTACAAGCGTTCTAATGAGAAAGAGCAACTTCAAGGGCTCAATGACCGGTTTGCAGTTTACATTGACAAGGTGCACTACCTGGAGCAGCAGAACAAGCAGATCGAGACGGAGATCCAGGCACTGCGGCAGAAGCAGGTGTCGCGCTCCCAGATGGACGACCTCTATGACCAGGAGCTGCGGGAGCTGCGCTCGCTGCTGGAGCAAATCCACCATGACAAGGCACAAATTCAGCTCGACACCGACCACATCGATGAGGATATCCAGCGAGTCAGGGACCGCTTTGAAGAAGAAGCTCGCATACGAGAGGAGACGGAGGCCATAATTCGTGTCCTGAAGAAGGACACGAGCGACTCGGAGTTAGTGAAGTCTGAGTTGGAGAAGAAAGTTCAGTCGCTGCAGGATGAAATCGCCTTCATCCGCAACAATCACGAGGAAGAAGTCAGCGACCTCATCGCCCAGATTCAGGCGTCTCAGGTGACAATGGAGAGGAAAGACCTCCAGAAGGCTGACATCACCGAGGCTCTCCGGGAGATCCGAAGCGAGCTGGAGGGCCACTccaaccagaacctgcagcaggtggaaaacTGGTTCATGTGCCGCTACGTCAAGCTGACCGAGGCTGCAGAGCAAAACAAGGACGCCATAAAGTCTGCCCGTGATGAGATAGCCGACTATCGccgccagctgcagtccaagacgGTGGAGCTGGAGTCTGTCCGCGGTACAAGAGACTCGCTGGAGAGACAGCTGAATGATATCGAGGACCGCCACAACAGCGACCTGGCCAGCCTGCAG GAAACAATTCACCAGCTGGATAATGAGCTCAAGAGCACCAAATGGGAGATGGCTCGTCACCTCCGCGAGTACCAGGACCTACTCAATGTCAAGATGGCCTTAGACATTGAAATAGCTGCATACAG GAAACTCCTAGAGGGTGAGGAGACCCACTTCAGCACTTTCCCTTACCGCCAGACTGTCACCACTACTAAAATCTCTAAGCCAAAGTCGGAGCCCACAAAGCTTAAGGTGCAGCACAAGTTTGTGGAAGAGATCATTGAGGAGACAAGGGTAGAGGATGAGAAGGCTGATATGGATGAGGCCCTGGCAGAGATAGCACAAGAGCTGTCTGCCACACAGGAAGGAgaagagggtgaagaggaggagggggaggagaaggcagagggagaggaagcagagggtGAGGgagaagagggagaaggagaggagggaggagaagaagaagaagtcgTAGCTGCTACTGAAGCCAAAGTTAGCTCTAGTGCACCCAgtaaggaggaagaggaggatgaaaaaGGTGgtgaagaaggagaagagggTGAGGGAGAAGGGGGTGAAGAAGGTGAGAAGGAAGAAGAAGGCGAGGGGGGTGGAGAGGGAGAGGATGAGGGAGAAAAAGGGGATGAAGCAGAGGGAGGTGAtgaagaaggagaggaaggaggagaggaggaagaagttGAGGAGACAGTGTTGTGCGCCAAAGCTCCAGAGTCTAAAGCCTCTCCTGACAAAGAGAAAGCTGGAGATAAAGAGGGCAGTGGAGAAGAGGAGGGAGCAGGTGCtgaagaggagggtggagatCAGGATGAAGATGCAGGTAGTGACAAAGCATCCAAAAGTGGTgatgagaaagaggaaaaagaggatgCAGGCACAAAGGAAGATGATAAGAAGGGAAAAGATGAACCAGAAGACAAATCAGAACCAGCTGTAACCCAGACAGAGGCTCCAAAAGCAGAAGCTACGAAGTCTGAGgccaagaaagaagaggctcCCAAATCTGAGGAAGCAAAACCTGAATCtccaaagaaagaagaagctcCCAAAACAGagggatcaaaatctgactctCCCAAGTCTGAATCCCCAAAGCCTGCCTCTCCCAAGTCTGAGTCCCCTAAGCCTACCTCTCCCAAGTCTGAATCCCCTAAGCCTGCCTCTCCCAAGTCTGAATCTCCTAAGCCTGCCTCCCCCAAGTCTGAATCACCAAAACCAGAGTCTCCTAAATCTGAATCTCCCAAGCCTGCTTCTCCTAAATCAGAGTCTCCAAAAGAAGGCTCACCAAAAGAAGCATCCCCAAAATCTAGCTCCCCAAAAGCTGAATCCCCAAAGACCGAGACCGCAAAGCCTGTGGCTCCTAAGGCTACTGAAGACAAGTCTGAGAAAAAGAGCGACTCGACAGAAGAGAAGAAGGTAGAAACAAAAGATGTTGCCATGAACGGTGACATAGACAAGAGTAGCcctggagagaaagagaagaaggatGAAGGAAAAGAGGCTGATGTGATCACCAATGGTGTAGATGAGAGTCCTGTCAAGGAAGATGGCAGCCAGAAAGTTGTGATCACCAAGACTGTGGAGACAATCACCACCGGAGAGGATGGGTCAAAGCATGTCACCAAATCCGTCACTGtgacagaaacagtgaaggagatggaggagagTCTGCCAGAGAAGGTG gtcTCTGCATGCTAG